taccactattacataccaccaactaaccctccacctttATACCactatttaataaaataaaatataaatcacCACCCCATTCTACTACCCTAactgatcctacaccaggccgaTGGCTTGGGAGGACAGGACTCTTTCGTTCAACacaccttgtaactcttctgcagtaaaacctCGTACACACAAGTACTTCTCTGcaactgccaccacaacatctattttctgtgatttacgttccatttctgtggtacagttgataaccatggcaATGAATGCTAAGATGCCAACCTTACCGAAGCACAAATTTGTATCACTCTGTATTGGCCTAGGCCTACTACTCACCCTTGActcatcatcctcttctctcttcactgcctcagcttGCAACACCTTGTTATACTCTGACCCTGGCAACCCAACCTATCTCTCTCGCACCGGGcacttctgatccccagcaacatgggcacccccaCAATTAACACTGTTTTTTCCActgatactacacattcctttgtcccatgccctcatacacacttctcacatcttggAATCaacctcctacacactgctgcaacatgaccataagcttggcatCTGAAACACCATAGTGGGTTTGGCACAAAagctctcacgggataactgacttTATCAGGTAAAGGctgcttcaaaactcaaaaggaaaGACAGTGTCATCTCAGTTTCACCACCGGGTCTGCCTTCGCACCAAATGGTGGGCGTTACAGAcacagggatttttttttttcagttgCTCCACCTCAACACTTAACgccaccccagtaatcactcctttcaaaggCACTCTGCTCTGGGGAGCAAAGCAAGTCACAGGTCTTATCCctaggcagtggtgtaaagtacttaagtaaaaatacttgaaagtactacttaagtagttttgggggggtctgtactttactttactatttatatttttgacaacttttacttttacttcactacattcctaaagaaaataatgtactttttactacatacattttccctgacacccaaaagtacttgttacattttgaatgcttagcaggacaggaaaattgtctaattcacacacttatcaagagaacatccctggtcatctctactgcatctgatctggaggactcactaaacacaaatgcttcgtttgtaaacaatgtctgcgtgttgtagtgtgcccctggctatccataaatttaaaaaacaagacaattgtgccgtctggtttgcttaatataagcaatttgtAATGATGTATACTTGTACTTGTACTTTTGCAATTCAattaacttttgatacttaagtatatttaaaatcaaatacttttagacttttactcaagtagtattttactgggtgactttcccCATTTACTtgaatctttacttttactcatgcccctccttgctcgggcaggtttcggtgttcgtcatcaccggcttactagccactaccgctccatttatcattacattttagtcattttagcagacgctcttatccagagcgacttacagttagtgagtgcatacatttttcatcactccatttgtcttgtcttgtcttgtcaatcacacacacctggtactcattccctcattagtctgtgtataagtgttccctctgctcccTTGTGAGTAACTCGGGTGAGCTACgctttccttgtatgtagccaaggtggatttttcccttgtgctagtttcgttttgacgcttgctgcgctttattcatgtacactgaataaactctggatttctgtgttttacctcctgcgcctgactccgtcaatCACATCTCGTCACAACTCAAGTATAACAATTGGGTAGGTTTTTCACCACTGTCCCTAGGTGCGTGACGCGAAGTGCCCGCTCCCTCTGGACTGAAGAAGCATATAAAATCATCACAAGTCCACTTCGAGCTACCTTCACCGATTTAACAGTACTCAACTTATTTCTACCCAGTCTGAGACTACATATGGCTCAGCCAAAAGGCAGGTATCCACTTCCACTGTGCCCGAATCATCCtttgcatgaccatctgggtgagGCTCGGACTCAGAGGTCTTCACCACACCTGCCACCACAGGTAATTCATTCTCACTCTTGTCGGGTTCTACTTCTGAGCCATCAGAATACATTTTGTACTTCAACACACACCTTCCTACTGCACTCGgctcttctccttcttcctcgCTGTCCATAACCATATATATCCGTTCACCACGCTCATGCCGTGCCTTCATCCGCTGTACTGTTTGTAGAACACATACGGATGGCCTTTCTTCAATACGCACCTTCTATTCCTTAGCCCAATTTACAAGGCTGCCTATCTCTAGCCTCTCCATGGCGGCAAAACTTTAGCTCACATTACTCTTGTGCTTCGTCGGCGAGGGAGGCAAGGACACTCCTCCATTCGCCTACTAACTAATTGACACGCTCCTCTACCACTTGAGTGGTTTCCAGGTCACGGAGGAGTCGAGGAGCAGACTGTCTTTTTCCAAATGTGAATCTCCCCCAGTCAAATGCACATCAAAGGTACTTTTCAATAATAGAAGGTATCCTTTACATATAGCTAGAACTTTATAAATATATGCATTTACTTTAAAGAACGTTTTGTATATTTGATACAAAAAGTGTTTATTTAAGCACACCCCTCAATATTTTAAGTTTGTCAAAATACCAACTCATCCACCTCAACAACAGATGGTAATTGTTACATTacatatgaaaaaataaaaaattcattCAAAGTATAGGAGTCCTCAAACAGAGTTTAATGCAAATGATTGACATATCAAAACATGGGTTTGAGTGGCTAAATTAATTCAGGGACTTGAAGTGTAACTTTCCAATCTTAAAATGAACATGTAAAACCACCAATAACATTAATTCAAACTGAAATGTACACTATATAATGTACTCAATATAATATACACGTTTGACATTCAGGGTCATATAAAAAAGCTAGCAAATACTCTAGAAAGTATACAGAGGATACTTAATGTCTCATTGGCAGAACACTATATTATGGACCATAATAAAAGTCAAATCAAATGCAAACATTTAAAACAAATAGCATCAtaatacagtttttctcagtcgctttggtgcatttcttagatcaaaagtgcaattcttgatactacttgtacaaattccaaatcatctagtcacttgtgcacatcattaaagcaatttcttattcctttgaacaaattgcaattgcttttgtacatattgcaattgataatgtacaagtgtcagcttttttccacattttcaattgctcatgtcatgttgatcaaaatatagtagatggttctctgttgaatagtcttacccctcaaaacacctaggcattagttccttgcataagccattacatgcaaaatttttgaactatttgtcataaactgtcaagcatagttttacacatttctattagaccttttgtacaaaaacgtaaattgctgaatcgtgcaggtgaaattaaccctcactcatgaaggaatgtaaagtgttagttcaaccaacaatcaaccagttgtctaaattgctcaaaggtgcatctcatgaagaatcaattggcaagcatatatagacagaccacaacacagagttgcaattttccaataatggatggaccaggaaacgaacagggtcaacagccaagaggaggaagaagaggagcaaggatgcgtggtggaaggcaaaacagaggaagaggacataggcgcatatatgatgacataagggccactattgtagaccatgttgtcaatcatggccttacaatggctgaggcgggtcgaagggtgcagccgaatattgggagatcaaccgtgtcctcaatagtacaaacgtttcaagagagaacaggtatgtccaccaatgtacagtgcactgttactgtatataagcagtatactgtatacttcctacaatgcttcatattacagtagtccacttgtatttcacagcatacagaaatctactctatacagatacatactgcaccttacatgcacccacctgtatgttttacagtaaaatgtgtgttcgcatagtttttgtctatgtgaaagtgtgcgatgcatcactgcatttttccacacataggactgcaagattacctcaaaccggtggcagaggacgccttttcacacctcaacaggaggaggctatttgcaccatggtccgagcaaacaatgccatgagactcagggaaatacaaaggaccattatagaagacaacgatgtctttgaaaacatccatacggttagcatctcaaccatcgacagggtgctgcatagaaaccagatgagtatgaaacagctgtaccgtgtaccattccaaaggaatgaggacagagttaaggagctacggtaccagtatgtacaggtaaaacatatatctatgtaactactttacagcaacattttatagtgttacatagtacagtaagcataaactgcacacatttccattgctgtggaaggaacatgcaatatatgtacattttatgtcactcttccttaccaaaacaaattcaactgtgtgttctgggatatagcgtataatggagttggaatcaagtgaaccctctcacaactttgtatacgtggatgaggctggcttcaacctgaccaaatgcagaaggcggggtcggaatatcatcggtcacagagctactgtggatttgccaggccaacggggaggaaatatcaccatgtgtgctgctatttcggagcatggtgtcctaacccatatcccccttttagggccatacaacacccagcatctactcaactttttagagactctacagggctctcatccctgatgatgagaggggtctgtttagagaggatttgccaaagtatgtggtcatttgtgataatgtgagtttccatcgatcaaacatcataaggcaatggtttgtgacccacccgaggatgctcatagaattcctcccaccttattcaccattccttaacccaattgaggagttattttcagcatggaggtggaaggtgtacgatcgtcagccacacacacagatgaccctgctggctgcaatggatgcagcatgtgaggacaccacagtagacgcctgcagaggatggataaggcattccaaaagattctttccacgttgcattggaagggaaaatatccggtgtgatgtggatgagaatatgtgggctgacagacaggaacgtctggatgtgtagagacagcactagaacagtgctgtgggcgagttgtgccttaggggtggtttcctgtgtttctttctaatttagttttttttcctttgtgccccttgggttgtccagtctctttcaatcaataacccacatacagtaatatgtaaatagtactgttgaaattgatatatgccatagaagtgcagccttgtgcattttcaatacagtaactgtcatccaaactgtagcctaagtttacatcaggtaatactgtcaaagtacacagttccattgacaacatgcctaaacattttgacaaccttgttcgtgaacaatgactcaatgacttatcattctgatgacactgacatgatcattggcatgaatatttacttttgagagatgtactaaggatttttagtgactgactagctttagaaacatatctattgtatattgcagtttgtacaaattgttctgagaaatgcacttattattttgcacatgttagggatgatgtgaaaaatgcaccaaagcgactgagaaaaactgtatgTCCACATTGTACACAAATACAAGTCTGAGTATGAATGTGAATTTTGTTTGTGTGCAAGTGTTGTATAGGTGTGTTTGCATGTGAGCAAGGAAGTGTTTGCTGTGTATATTAATGTATTATTTTGAAGCTCTGAAGGCACATTCCAGTGAAAGGGATATCTGCAGGCAGGAAAGGCTCAAGGCTGATTGACCTGGCCCATGAAGAGGATCGTACCTGAGGACCAAggaaacaacaataataataaacaaGTAATTCTACAGCAAATTGAAGGAAATTAACATGGTCAACATGTCAATAAGTAGAAAAACAAAGACAGAATATGACCTGACCTGCTTCCCgattgtacagtaccagtcaaaagttgacaaacctactcattcaaagagtttctttatttttacaatgtagaataatagtgaagacatcaaaactatgaaataacacatatggaatcatgtaggaaccaaaagtgttaaagaaatccaaatatattttgtttgagattcttcaaataaccaccctttgccttgatgacagctttgcacacgcttggcattctctcaaccagcttcacctggaatgcttttccaacagtcttgaaggcgttcccacatatgctaagcactagttggctgcttttccttcactctgctgtccaactcatcccaaaccatcttaattgggttgaggttggggggttgtggaggccaggtcatctgatgcagcactccaccactccccttcttggtaaaatagcccttacacagcctggaggtgtgttgggtcattgtcctgttgaaaaacaaatgatagtccaactaggcccaaacctgatgggatggcgttcgctgcagaatgctgtggtagccatgctggttaagtgtgccttgaattctaaataaatcagacaggGTCACCAGAAAagtaccataacacctcctcctccatgctttacggtgggaactacacatgcggacatcatccgttcacccacactgcgtctcacaaagacacggcggttggaaccaaaaatctcaaatttggagattgctcgtgtttcttggcccaagcaggtctcttcttattggtgtcctttagtagtggtttctttgcagcaattcgaccctgaaggcctgattcacacagtcccctctgaactgttgatgtgtctgtgacttgaactctgaagcgtttatttgggctgcaatttcttaggctggtaactaatgaacttatcctctgcagcagaggtaactctgggtcttccattcctgtggtggtcctcatgagagccagtttcatcatagcccttgatggtttttgcaactgcacttgaagaaacttaaaaagttcttaattttccgtattgactgaccttcatgtcttaaagtaatgattaactgtcgtttctctttttgctttttgagctgttcttgccataatatggacttggtcttttactgaatagggctatcttctgtatacccccccccctaccttgtcacaacacaactgattggctcaaacgcattaagaaggaaataaattccacaaattaacttttaagaagacacacctgttaatttaaatgcattccaggtgactacctcatgaatctggttgagagaatgccaagagtgtgcaaagctgttatcaagggtggctatttgaagaatctcaaaatatatttttgacttgtttaacacttttttagttactacatgattccatatgtgttatttcatagttttgatgtcttcactataattctacattgtaaaaaataaagaaaaacccttgaatgagtaggtgtgtccaaacttttgactggtagtgtatgtcatgTCAATTACACAACAGCTAGTTCAACAACTAGTGATCTTTGCCAAATAGGATGTCAGTCTTTTGAAACCATTAGAGTACATTCTAAAAGTAATAGAAAAATGAGAGATTGACAGAGACAGGCGGCATGCTGTACCTGTTGGGTTGTGCCgaatgaggaagaggaagggtCGGTCTACAATGACCCAAGGTGGAGAAGACCTGGCCATTAAGATGGCAGCTGGAGAAAAATGAGAAATACAAACAAAAACACTGAAGTCTTCAACCTGCCTTATCTCCTCTCATATTCAGAGAGAATATCCACACAGATGCAAAACTCAATTCACACACACTAAACTAAATACAAACAGAAGCAAAAATGACTAAACCAACAAACACTCACTCGTGGCAGCAGCTGCTTTGGTTCCATCCTCATTGACCTCGATCAAGGCCTTCTGTAGAGCTTTAGATACATACACAGGCTCTGTACCTGAGGGAAAAGTTGGATGACAAAATATTAAAGTGCTGTAAAGTTCCATTGATAAAAACAATGTCCCACTGGGTGTTGCTACAGGACAACCCAATTATTATGCACATATTAATTCTGGTCCATTATATAAGGATATAAGGCCACTTCACACCGGACAGCTAGACATGAATCATGGCTATTTGGAGCTCTCATTACAGTAAACAGTCAACGATGCTTTCATATATTAGCACCAGTCATTGTTGTGTCAATGGTTGATACACTGTCAGAAAGAAGACATTACAGTTCTATGTGATGTTTGATTTATGATCCCAGTGCCACTCACTGAGGTGTCTGAAGTCGGCTTTGCCCTCATCAAAGATGTCTGTTATCCCCAGGGCTGAGAGGGAGGCTTGCAGGTCCACTTCGGCTTCAGCTGTAAACCTACACACAACACAGGCCAATGACGTAATGAGCATTTCCTTCACCAATTAGTGAAGACTTTTCATACACATAACAAATAGCAAGATTGCACAATGTTGTACCTAGGAGTTAGTCATTTAAGTGTGACATATGATGAGTGTTAGCAGGTGATAGGAAGTGCTTCCTGGCCATAAGAGCCAGGAGTGGGTGTGTCTTGTCTTTGACCTGTCCCTGCAACAGTACCTGGAAGTTACCTGGTCATTGGGGTGCAACATTACCAACACGCTTCTCTGTCATGTAGTGGGCAATAACGTCAGCTCTATACAATATATTTTTAACTGCAATGTGTTAAGAACATTGCACCCTCCTGAACAGGATCTTGGGTAAGGGTTTTTGAACCAGTGAGTGGGTTGTTGTGTTCGGGTCTTACTTGGGCAGCAGCAAGCGGACCTTCCTCTGGTGCAGCAGCTTGGACCAGCTCTGTACAGTGGCTGTGCTGATGTGAGGGATGACATCACCTAGGGGCGTGTCCTCCTCTGATGGCAGGGCGATCAGCATGCTTATGCTGTTGCCGTGATACGGTAGTTCGATGACCTTATAATTCAGCCCTTGGGGTGTGCTGGCCAGACCTAGGAGATAAGGGGTCAGGGGTGAGGGATATTCATACCGTAGGCTAAGAAGTGTTACTGTATTCATGGTCCATCTGAAATTCTGACATTATTCAACACCTTTATGAGGATAGTCATCTTGTGAATAAATACTATATCTCTCCTCTATAGTGACATTAATATGTTAGTTTTCTAGCCTAGTTTGACTTTAGTTGCATAATGACAAGGATGGCGTTTGTTGGTTCCCAGAACAATCTGTGGTGGGATGTGGCAAGACAAAAATGCCAAAACCACAGTGATACCAATCCAACAACACAAGCATTTATAGACAGGACCATATAGTCATACTGTGAAACAGCCATACAACAAGTAATCAAAGCTGAACTCCACATGTTGTACTAAAGCAACAATATGTTTCCCATTATACTCAAATATCAAAAGAGATTTAATCtgtcatttatgtctgagaagtATGCTTGCCAAATGTGTTGCTTTGTAGTATTTTCTCTGTAAATGGAGGATGAAAATATGATTCCCAAGAGCATTGTTTTATTGCAGTAATTTTATTCAAGAGTCTTTCACAATTTACTCTCAGAAATGAACTAGACTGTCAGGGAAATAATCCCAGACAGTCCAGAGAGTAGCTATTCTGTGCTGAAGCTGTAAGGCATTGATAAATACCCAACTCGACTACTCTTAAGCCTACATGGCAAACTCTATCCACGTCACTTAATAGGCTAAACTACAGTCAAGATGGAATTATGGGGTCTAACTACAGCAGACAGTATATCATTTCACATGCAGGTCAAAATATTATCCCAGTGAGAAGGTCAGAAGGGTTCAaagtggtgtcttaggtctcagAGCAGAACTCACCAATGTTGAAGACCGACAGCTGGGACATCATGGGGACTTTGTATGCATTGCCGTCTCCCGCGTTGAAGGTTCTCATCTTGGTGTTTTCTGTCTGGAAGCGGGACTTCCACAGGCCTTTAAAGTAGATGGCGTTAACGGCTACCAGGCGGGTCAGAGCTCCATCCAACATGTCTGCCTTGACCAGAGTGGGGATGTGGCCTGTA
The DNA window shown above is from Coregonus clupeaformis isolate EN_2021a chromosome 6, ASM2061545v1, whole genome shotgun sequence and carries:
- the LOC121568327 gene encoding glia-derived nexin-like, whose amino-acid sequence is MGLPSLLCLLVTLGVHRGVLSQAPSTRSYGERGSDLGLQVFQQVARSRPQENVVLSPHGVASILGMLLPGAHGETRRQLLTALRYKKNGPYKMLRKLHKTLTAKSNQDIVTIANAMFSQQGFPMEEAFMSSNRANFQCESRTLDFTDTQAAAAAINDWVNNQTKGHIPTLVKADMLDGALTRLVAVNAIYFKGLWKSRFQTENTKMRTFNAGDGNAYKVPMMSQLSVFNIGLASTPQGLNYKVIELPYHGNSISMLIALPSEEDTPLGDVIPHISTATVQSWSKLLHQRKVRLLLPKFTAEAEVDLQASLSALGITDIFDEGKADFRHLSTEPVYVSKALQKALIEVNEDGTKAAAATTAILMARSSPPWVIVDRPFLFLIRHNPTGTILFMGQVNQP